In Holophagales bacterium, the DNA window TTCCTCTCGGTCCTCGGACGGACAGTCTCCCTCACGGCTGGCGCCTCCACGCCTACGTCCTGATGGGGAACCACTACCACCCTCCTCGTCCGAGACGCCCGAGCCGACCCTCTCGCGGGGATGCGTGACCCTGAACAGCGTCACGACGCAGCGCTTCAACCGCCGGCACGGCCGGGCGGGGCGCCCTTTCGAGGGCCGGTTCAAGGCGATCCTTCGAAAGGGACGCGCACCTGCTGGAAGTCGCCCGCTACGTCGTGCTGAACCCGGTGAAGGTCGGCTTCGCCCGAACTGCGGCGTCCTGGCCCTGGTCGAGCTACAAGGCCACGGCCGGACTCGTCGAGAGGGTCCCGAGTGGCTCGACACCGCGTGGACCTGCGCGAGCGGTTCAGACGGAGATCCGCTCGAGGGCGCGCCGGCGCCACGTCGCCTTCGTTTCCGGAAGGGAAGGGCTCCGGCTTTACGACCCGTGGAGCCAGCTGCGCGGGCAGGTCTTCCTCGGGTCCGAGTTCTCCCGCAGGCGGACGGAAGGCAACCCGGAAGTCCGCGGCCAGGGAAGTGCCGCGGGCCCAAGCGAGCCGGTGACGAGGCGCGGGAGGGAGGTCGGGCGGTTTTCGCGGCCTGACTCGAGGAAGATCGCCCTCGAGCGGATGGCCGCTGCCCGCGCAAGCACCTCGTCGATCGCGCTCTTCTCGCCTGGGCGCTGCGTTCCCGGTCGCGCGCGCCCTCGCCGCGATCGCCGGGTGCCTCGGCGTCGGCGTTGCGCAGGCCTCCGTCCTCGTCCGGCGGGGCGAGACGCTCGCCGGTCAGGACGCGAAGCTGGCGGCGTTCGTAGAGAAGCTCTGATGGGCTCGGCCGAGCCGCCATAATGGAAAATCAAGACCTGACCCCATTCCTCGTCGCGGGCGCGAGCGGCCTCGTGGGGGGGGCGCTCGTAAGACGACTGCTCGAGGACGAGACGGGGCCGGGCGTGGTGGCTGTGGTGCGGCGGCCGCTCGGAGGCGCTGGAGGACGGCTCACGGAGGTCGTGGCGGATTTCGGCCGACTCGAGGGCGTCGCGGTGCCGCCCGTCCGGACGGCGCTCTGCGCCCTCGGGACCACGATCGCGCGAGCGGGCTCCGAGGTCGCGTTTCGCGCGGTCGACGTCGAGGCCGTGGCCGCCTTCGCGCGGCTGGCGCGCCGCGCCGGAGCGACCCGCTTCCTCCTCGTGAGCGCCCTCGGGGCCGACCCGCGGTCGAGAGTTTTCTACAACCGGACGAAGGGCGAGGCGGAGGAGACGGTGAAGTCGGTCGGCTTCGACGGGGTCGCCCTCTTCCGTCCGTCGCTGCTCGTGGGGGAGCGGGCGGACAGCCGGCCTGCCGAGCGGGCGGCGATCGTGGTCTCGGGCCTCGTCTCGTGGGCCATGGCTGGTCCGCTCGCGCGCTGGAAGCCGGTCCCGTCGGAGGTGGTCGCTGCCGCGATGGTCGCGGTGGCGGGCGGCGTGCTCGCCGGCGTGCGGATCGTGGAGAACGACGAGATACACCGGCTCGGGGCGTGACGGCCTGAAGAGGCGCCGCCCGGACGGGCTGTAGAATCGAGAATCAAGACCTGACCCCTTGACGTCCTTCGAAGGAGCACGACATGTCGAGCGACACCCCGGACATTCCTCCACCGCCGACGCCGCCCCTGCCGCCTCCGCCCCCGCCGCCGTACGGCGCCGTCCCGCAGGTGGGGCTCCCGTGGGAGCGGCGCGCCGAGCTGGGCTTCGTCAACGCGTTCCTCGAGACGATCAAGCTCTTCATCACGAACCCCGCGGACGCGTGGCAGCGGACGAAGGAGAAGGGCGACTACGCGGAGCCCCTCATTTTCGCCATCCTCGTATCGTGGATCGGCATCGCCGTCTCCAGCGTCTGGAGCAGTCTCTTCGGGCAGGCGTGGACGGCATTCCTCCCTCCGGAGATGAAGGAAAGGCTCGGCGGAGCGATGGCGACGAACGCCGGCGCGCTCCTGATCCAGGTCGGGCTCGCGCCGATCCTCGTCCTCATCGGGCTCTTCGTCGGCGCGGCGATCTACCACGCCAGCTTCCTGATCGTCGGCGCGACGAAGGACTCGACCTCCGGCTTCGAGGGAACGTTCCGCGCCGTCTCCTACGCGTCGGTGTCGAACCTCGCGAACGTCATTCCGTTCGTCGGCGGCCTCGTCGCGGTCGTCTGGAACCTGATCCTGATGGTGATGGGAGCCGTCCGGATGCACCGGACGACGCAGGGGAAGGCGATCGCGGGGGTCCTGATCCCGTTCGCCGTCTGCTGCGTCTGTATCGTCGTCGTCGTGGCGGTCGTCATCGGTGGTCTCGCGGCGGCGTTCGCGGGGCGATGACGGCGTGACCGAGCCCGGCGAGGCGGCGGCCGGCGACCCGCGGCGGCCGGCCGCCGTCCAGCTCGGGTTCCTCTGGGGGGCGGCCGCGGCGAGCACGGCCGCCCTCGCCCTCGCAGCGCCGGGCCTCGTCTCGCGCGCGGCGTCGGCGCTCCCGCCCTGCCTGGCGAAGGTCCTCACGGGCGTCCCCTGCCCGGGGTGCGGAAGCGGACGGGCGACCCTCGCCCTCGCCCGGCTCGACCTGCCCGCCGCGTTCGTCTGGAACCCGCTCTTCTCCCTGGCGGCGCTGCTGTTCGTGGCCGGCGGTGCCGTGGCGCTCGCGATGGCTCTCTCCGGGCGCGGCGTGCCCGAGCCACGGACGCTCCCCGTCACGCTTCGGGCCGCGCTGGTTCTCGCGGTCGTCGCGAACTGGGCCTGGCTGGTCTTCGACGGGCGATGAAGCCCTCCCGCGACCCGTCAGTGGACGAGAGGCGGGTCCTCGTCGTCGCCGTCCCGAAGACGCTCGGGCTCGAGCGGTTCGTCCCGTAGCGCGGAGAGCTCTTCGGCCTCCCAGGCCGCGAGGCGCGCGGCGCGTCGCCCCCGGGCGACCCGTACCGCCCAGGCCGCGAGGAAAACGATCCCGAGCCACACGGCGGCCGTCGACGTCAGGATCGGAAGCCAGCGCTCGAGGCTCCGGCGCGACGTCCAGAAGACCGCCGTCTCGTCGCGGAACGCGACGCCCGTGCGCGCTCGGAACGCCGCCTCGAAGGGCTCTCCCCCGGCCATCCGGCGAAGGACCCGCTGCGGGAAGGCCGACCCGTGCCGGGCGAGGAGGTCCCCGAAGAACGCCGAGGAGAGCGCGTAGGCCCTGTTCGCGTCACTCCGCCCTCCGTGGAAGAGCCCGTCGACCTGCGCGAACCTGAGGCGCGGCCCGGTGAGGATGGCAAGCGCCTCGCGCACGTCGTCCTCGATCACGCGCTCGCGCCCCGCGGCCATCGCGAGCCCCTCGTCGAACCAGCGGGGCACCATCCGCCCTCCCGCGGCCCGGAACGTCAGGACGTGGGCCACTTCGTGCCTCACGACGTCGGGAAGCCCGTCGTCCGGCCAAACCGGCGTCCGCGTCGGGATCAGGACGACCGTCCCTGCCGGAGGGTCGGCATATGCCACGGCCCAGGCGGGGGCGCGCCGGGCGAGGGGGCTGCCCTCCGGCGCGACAAGGACCCGCACCTCGCCCGGGTCCCAGAGGCCCGTCAGCTCCATCGCGGGGACGAACGCCTTCGGATCGAGCCGCTCCACCTCCCGCGCGTAGGCGGCGAGAGCGGGAGGTGACGCGACGAGGAGGCGGGGGGGTGCCGAAACGGCGACGGCGGCCCAGGAGAGGGCCGCCGTCCCGATCAGGATCCG includes these proteins:
- a CDS encoding YIP1 family protein is translated as MSSDTPDIPPPPTPPLPPPPPPPYGAVPQVGLPWERRAELGFVNAFLETIKLFITNPADAWQRTKEKGDYAEPLIFAILVSWIGIAVSSVWSSLFGQAWTAFLPPEMKERLGGAMATNAGALLIQVGLAPILVLIGLFVGAAIYHASFLIVGATKDSTSGFEGTFRAVSYASVSNLANVIPFVGGLVAVVWNLILMVMGAVRMHRTTQGKAIAGVLIPFAVCCVCIVVVVAVVIGGLAAAFAGR
- a CDS encoding NAD(P)H-binding protein, whose amino-acid sequence is MENQDLTPFLVAGASGLVGGALVRRLLEDETGPGVVAVVRRPLGGAGGRLTEVVADFGRLEGVAVPPVRTALCALGTTIARAGSEVAFRAVDVEAVAAFARLARRAGATRFLLVSALGADPRSRVFYNRTKGEAEETVKSVGFDGVALFRPSLLVGERADSRPAERAAIVVSGLVSWAMAGPLARWKPVPSEVVAAAMVAVAGGVLAGVRIVENDEIHRLGA
- a CDS encoding DUF2752 domain-containing protein — encoded protein: MTEPGEAAAGDPRRPAAVQLGFLWGAAAASTAALALAAPGLVSRAASALPPCLAKVLTGVPCPGCGSGRATLALARLDLPAAFVWNPLFSLAALLFVAGGAVALAMALSGRGVPEPRTLPVTLRAALVLAVVANWAWLVFDGR